A window from Suncus etruscus isolate mSunEtr1 chromosome 18, mSunEtr1.pri.cur, whole genome shotgun sequence encodes these proteins:
- the DNPH1 gene encoding 2'-deoxynucleoside 5'-phosphate N-hydrolase 1: MEAKAAKAESAAGGAPVPRALYFCGSIRGGRGDEERALYARIVARLRRFGAVLTEHVADAGLSARGEAAAAGDRAIHERDLAWLRRADVVVAEVTRPSLGVGYELGRAVALDKQVLCLFRPQSGRVLSAMIRGAADGARFQVWDYEEGEVEALLDQYFGAHPPEHEHAAAEPEPRPMKKPVLEPELQ; this comes from the exons ATGGAGGCGAAGGCGGCGAAGGCGGAGTCGGCGGCCGGCGGGGCGCCGGTGCCCCGCGCGCTCTACTTCTGCGGGAGCATCCGGGGCGGCCGCGGGGACGAGGAGCGGGCGCTGTACGCGCGGATCGTGGCGCGGCTGCGGCGCTTCGGGGCGGTGCTCACCGAGCACGTGGCGGACGCGGGGCTGAGCGCGCGCG GGGAAGCCGCTGCCGCCGGCGACCGGGCCATCCACGAGCGCGACCTGGCCTGGCTGCGGCGGGCCGACGTGGTGGTGGCCGAGGTGACCCGGCCTTCCCTGGGCGTGGGCTACGAGCTGGGCCGGGCCGTGGCCCTCGACAAGCAGGTCCTGTGCCTGTTCCGCCCGCAGTCTGGCCGAG TGCTGTCAGCCATGATCCGGGGCGCGGCAGACGGCGCTCGCTTCCAGGTGTGGGACTACGAAGAGGGCGAGGTAGAGGCCCTGCTGGACCAGTACTTCGGGGCCCACCCTCCCGAGCACGAGCACGCAGCTGCTGAGCCTGAGCCACGCCCCATGAAAAAGCCGGTTTTGGAGCCGGAGCTACAGTAG